Proteins encoded by one window of Superficieibacter sp. HKU1:
- the dnaE gene encoding DNA polymerase III subunit alpha, whose product MAEPRFVHLRVHSDYSMIDGLAKTGPLVKKAASSGMPALAITDFMNLCGLVKFYGTAHGAGIKPIIGADLHVQSELLADEMTQLTVLAMNNIGYQNLTLLISRAYQRGYGPLGPCIDRDWLVELNEGLILLSGGRLGDVGRSVMRGNNVLVDQCLSFYEAHFPDRFYLELIRTGRQDEENYLHAAIKLAEARGLPVVATNDVRFINADDFDAHEIRVAIHDGFTLDDPKRPRNYSTQQYMRSEEEMCELFADIPEALENSVEIAKRCNVTVRLGEYFLPQFPTGDMTTEDFLVMKSKEGLEERLEFLFPDEAVRKEKRPDYDERLDIELQVINQMGFPGYFLIVMEFIQWSKDNGVPVGPGRGSGAGSLVAYALKITDLDPLEFDLLFERFLNPERVSMPDFDVDFCMEKRDRVIEHVADMYGRDAVSQIITFGTMAAKAVIRDVGRVLGHPYGFVDRISKLVPPDPGMTLAKAFEAEPQLPEIYEADEEVKALIDMARKLEGVTRNAGKHAGGVVISPTKITDFAPLYCDEEGRHPVTQFDKNDVEYAGLVKFDFLGLRTLTIINWALEMINKRREKNGEPPLDIAAIPLDDKKSFDMLQRSETTAVFQLESRGMKDLIKRLQPDCFEDMIALVALFRPGPLQSGMVDNFIDRKHGREEISYPDVQWQHECLKPVLEPTYGIILYQEQVMQIAQELSGYTLGGADMLRRAMGKKKPEEMAKQRGTFEEGAKSRGVDGELAMKIFDLVEKFAGYGFNKSHSAAYALVSYQTLWLKAHYPAEFMAAVMTADMDNTEKVVGLVDECWRMGLKILPPDINSGLYHFHVNDDGEIVYGIGAIKGVGEGPIEAIIEARNNGGYFRELFDLCARTDTKKLNRRVLEKLIMSGAFDRLGPHRAALMNSLGDALKAADQHAKAEAIGQADMFGVLAEEPEQIEQSYANCQPWAEHTVLEGERETLGLYLTGHPINRYLKEIERYVGGLRLKDMHPTERGKMTTAAGLVIASRVMVTKRGNRIGICTLDDRSGRLEVMLFTEALEKYQHLLENDRILIVSGQVSFDDFSGGLKMMAREVMDIDEAREKYARGLAISLTDRQIDDQLLNRLRQSLEPHRSGTIPVHLYYQRTDARARLRFGATWRVSPSDRLLNDLRGLIGSEQVELEFD is encoded by the coding sequence ATGGCTGAACCACGTTTCGTTCACCTGCGGGTGCACAGCGACTATTCCATGATCGACGGGCTGGCAAAAACCGGGCCGCTGGTGAAAAAGGCGGCCTCGTCAGGCATGCCGGCGCTGGCGATCACCGATTTTATGAACCTGTGCGGTCTGGTGAAGTTCTACGGAACGGCGCACGGTGCCGGAATTAAGCCTATCATTGGTGCCGATCTTCATGTGCAAAGCGAGCTGCTGGCCGATGAAATGACCCAGCTGACGGTGCTGGCGATGAACAATATTGGCTACCAAAATCTGACGCTGTTAATTTCCCGTGCTTATCAGCGTGGTTATGGTCCGCTCGGTCCGTGCATCGATCGCGACTGGCTGGTGGAATTAAACGAAGGGCTGATCCTCCTGTCCGGCGGGCGTCTGGGTGACGTGGGCCGCAGCGTGATGCGCGGTAATAACGTCCTGGTCGATCAGTGTCTCTCTTTTTATGAAGCGCATTTCCCGGATCGTTTTTATCTTGAACTGATCCGCACCGGCAGACAGGACGAAGAAAACTACCTCCATGCCGCCATTAAGCTGGCTGAAGCGCGTGGTTTGCCGGTGGTGGCAACCAATGATGTGCGTTTTATTAACGCGGATGATTTCGACGCCCATGAAATTCGCGTTGCCATCCATGACGGCTTTACCCTTGACGATCCGAAACGGCCGCGTAACTACTCGACGCAGCAGTATATGCGTAGTGAAGAAGAGATGTGCGAGCTGTTCGCCGACATCCCGGAGGCGCTGGAAAACAGCGTGGAGATCGCCAAACGCTGTAATGTCACCGTCCGTCTCGGCGAGTATTTCCTGCCGCAGTTCCCGACCGGCGACATGACCACGGAAGATTTCCTGGTCATGAAATCGAAAGAGGGCCTTGAAGAGCGTCTGGAATTCCTCTTCCCGGATGAAGCGGTCCGTAAAGAGAAGCGTCCTGACTATGACGAGCGCCTGGATATTGAACTCCAGGTGATCAACCAGATGGGGTTCCCCGGCTACTTCCTGATCGTGATGGAGTTTATCCAGTGGTCGAAGGATAACGGCGTGCCGGTAGGCCCTGGCCGTGGTTCTGGTGCTGGCTCACTGGTGGCGTACGCGCTGAAAATCACCGACCTCGATCCGCTGGAATTCGACCTGCTGTTCGAACGTTTCCTTAACCCGGAACGTGTTTCTATGCCCGACTTTGACGTCGACTTTTGCATGGAAAAACGTGATCGGGTGATTGAGCACGTGGCCGATATGTACGGTCGTGATGCGGTTTCGCAGATTATTACCTTCGGTACGATGGCGGCGAAAGCGGTTATTCGCGACGTGGGCCGCGTGCTGGGGCATCCGTACGGCTTTGTGGACCGGATTTCCAAACTGGTGCCGCCCGATCCGGGCATGACGCTGGCGAAAGCGTTTGAGGCCGAGCCGCAGCTACCGGAAATCTACGAGGCTGACGAAGAAGTTAAAGCGCTGATCGACATGGCGCGTAAACTGGAAGGTGTCACGCGTAACGCCGGTAAACATGCCGGCGGCGTGGTGATATCACCCACCAAAATTACCGATTTCGCGCCGCTCTACTGTGATGAAGAAGGGCGGCATCCGGTCACCCAGTTTGATAAGAACGACGTAGAATACGCAGGCCTGGTCAAGTTTGACTTCCTCGGTCTGCGCACGCTTACCATCATCAACTGGGCGCTGGAGATGATTAACAAGCGCCGTGAGAAAAACGGCGAGCCGCCGCTGGATATCGCCGCCATCCCGCTGGATGACAAGAAAAGTTTCGACATGCTGCAACGCTCGGAAACCACCGCGGTGTTCCAGCTTGAATCGCGCGGCATGAAGGATCTGATCAAGCGTCTGCAGCCGGACTGCTTCGAGGATATGATCGCCCTGGTGGCCCTGTTCCGTCCCGGCCCGCTCCAGTCGGGAATGGTGGATAACTTTATTGACCGTAAGCACGGGCGTGAAGAAATCTCCTATCCGGATGTGCAGTGGCAGCATGAGTGTCTGAAGCCGGTACTGGAGCCAACCTACGGCATTATCCTGTATCAGGAACAGGTCATGCAGATTGCCCAGGAGCTTTCCGGCTATACCCTCGGCGGCGCGGATATGCTGCGCCGTGCGATGGGTAAGAAAAAGCCGGAAGAGATGGCCAAGCAGCGCGGCACCTTCGAAGAGGGCGCGAAGAGTCGCGGCGTCGACGGCGAGCTGGCGATGAAAATCTTCGACCTGGTGGAGAAATTCGCCGGGTACGGGTTTAACAAATCGCACTCCGCCGCTTATGCGCTGGTGTCGTATCAGACGCTGTGGCTGAAAGCGCACTACCCGGCCGAGTTTATGGCAGCGGTAATGACCGCGGACATGGATAATACGGAGAAGGTCGTCGGGCTGGTGGATGAGTGCTGGCGGATGGGGCTGAAAATCCTGCCGCCGGATATTAACTCCGGGCTGTATCATTTTCACGTCAACGATGACGGGGAAATCGTGTATGGTATTGGCGCGATTAAAGGCGTGGGCGAAGGTCCGATTGAAGCCATCATTGAAGCGCGTAACAACGGCGGCTATTTCCGCGAGTTGTTCGATCTCTGCGCCCGCACCGATACTAAAAAACTGAATCGCCGGGTACTGGAAAAACTGATCATGTCCGGGGCGTTCGATCGTCTCGGGCCGCATCGCGCGGCGCTGATGAATTCGCTTGGCGATGCACTTAAGGCCGCCGATCAGCATGCGAAGGCGGAAGCGATTGGTCAGGCAGATATGTTTGGCGTTCTGGCGGAAGAGCCGGAGCAGATCGAGCAATCGTACGCCAACTGTCAGCCCTGGGCAGAACATACGGTACTGGAAGGCGAGCGGGAAACGTTAGGGTTATACCTGACGGGCCATCCGATTAACCGGTATCTGAAAGAAATTGAGCGTTATGTCGGCGGCCTGAGGCTAAAAGACATGCATCCAACCGAACGTGGTAAGATGACCACGGCGGCGGGGCTCGTCATTGCTTCGCGGGTTATGGTCACCAAGCGCGGCAATCGCATCGGCATCTGTACGCTGGATGACCGTTCCGGGCGGCTGGAGGTGATGTTATTCACCGAAGCGCTGGAAAAATACCAGCATTTGCTGGAAAACGACCGCATACTTATCGTCAGCGGACAGGTCAGCTTTGATGACTTCAGCGGCGGGCTTAAAATGATGGCCCGTGAAGTGATGGACATTGACGAAGCTCGCGAAAAATATGCTCGCGGGCTTGCTATCTCGCTGACGGACAGGCAAATTGATGACCAGCTTTTAAACCGACTCCGTCAGTCTCTGGAACCCCATCGCTCGGGGACCATTCCAGTACATCTCTACTATCAGAGGACGGATGCGCGTGCGCGACTGCGCTTTGGCGCAACGTGGCGCGTCTCTCCGAGCGATCGTTTACTTAACGATCTCCGTGGCCTCATTGGTTCGGAGCAGGTGGAACTGGAGTTTGACTAA
- the accA gene encoding acetyl-CoA carboxylase carboxyl transferase subunit alpha, whose amino-acid sequence MSLNFLDFEQPIAELEAKIDSLTAVGRQDEKLDINIDEEVHRLREKSVELTRKIFADLGAWQVAQLARHPLRPYTLDYVRLAFDEFDELAGDRAYADDKAIVGGIARLDGRPVMIIGHQKGRETKEKIRRNFGMPAPEGYRKALRLMEMAERFNMPIITFIDTPGAYPGVGAEERGQSEAIARNLREMSRLRVPVICTVIGEGGSGGALAIGVGDKVNMLQYSTYSVISPEGCASILWKSADKAPLAADAMGIIAPRLKELKLIDSIIPEPLGGAHRNPEAIAASLKAQLLDDLADLDVLGKDDLLNRRYHRLMSYGYA is encoded by the coding sequence ATGAGTCTGAATTTCCTAGATTTTGAACAGCCGATTGCAGAGCTGGAAGCGAAAATCGATTCTCTGACTGCGGTTGGCCGTCAGGATGAGAAACTGGATATTAACATCGACGAAGAAGTGCATCGTCTGCGCGAAAAAAGCGTAGAGCTGACGCGCAAAATCTTTGCCGATCTCGGCGCATGGCAGGTAGCCCAACTGGCGCGTCATCCGCTGCGCCCCTACACCCTGGATTATGTCCGCCTGGCATTTGATGAATTCGATGAGCTGGCAGGGGATCGCGCTTATGCTGACGATAAAGCTATCGTTGGCGGCATTGCGCGTCTGGATGGACGCCCGGTGATGATCATTGGTCATCAAAAAGGGCGTGAGACCAAAGAGAAAATCCGCCGTAATTTCGGTATGCCTGCACCAGAAGGTTATCGCAAGGCGCTGCGTTTGATGGAAATGGCCGAGCGTTTCAATATGCCGATCATTACTTTTATCGATACCCCGGGAGCCTATCCTGGCGTCGGTGCGGAAGAGCGTGGCCAGTCGGAAGCGATTGCCCGTAACCTGCGTGAAATGTCGCGTTTACGCGTGCCGGTTATCTGTACCGTTATTGGTGAAGGGGGTTCCGGCGGTGCGCTGGCGATTGGCGTGGGTGATAAAGTGAACATGCTGCAATACAGCACCTATTCCGTTATCTCGCCGGAAGGCTGTGCGTCTATTCTGTGGAAAAGCGCCGATAAAGCGCCGCTGGCTGCTGATGCCATGGGCATCATCGCGCCGCGCCTGAAAGAGTTGAAACTCATCGACTCTATCATTCCAGAACCGCTGGGTGGCGCGCACCGTAATCCGGAAGCCATTGCTGCATCACTGAAGGCACAACTGCTGGATGATCTGGCTGACCTTGATGTGCTGGGCAAAGACGACTTGCTCAACCGTCGCTATCATCGCCTGATGAGCTACGGTTACGCCTGA
- a CDS encoding glycoside hydrolase family 19 protein, producing MALQNKMALSAIAAGILLGLSSAHAALLGDSAPVTIKTSELAAKEKALSDFPLMSAVKSSIQTLDNAEVEKIAVGRAANPANVKRVESILTEKDWDFLFPMRAPEYTYLNFLKAIGKFPAVCGTYTDGRDSDAICRKTLATMFAHFAQETGGHENWRDIPEWRQALVYLREVGWVEGQKNGYNGECNPDVWQGQTWPCGKDKDGDFVSYFGRGAKQLSYNYNYGPFSDAMYGDVRPLLDKPELVADTWMNLASAVFFFVYPQPPKPSMLHVIDGTWQPNDHDKANGLVSGFGVTIQIINGGVECGGADENAQSLNRITYYKEFANYLKVPVPADEVLGCKNMKQFDEYGAGALPIYWEQDWGWSADTADGKTYSCQLVGYQTPYTAFKEGDYAKCVQHYFNVNIVDDSGNAKPEPTPEPAPTPTPAPAANVAPVAHIAGPVGAVEAGSKVSLSAAGSTDANGDKLTYTWMSQDGQTLSGADKAVITFNAPAKDKDAQYVISLKVSDGSLSSMTSYTLNVKAKAGQDDSTVYPAWSAKTKWKSDDIVNNHGVLYQCKPMPAGAWCNVAPSYYEPGAGIAWQDAWKAL from the coding sequence ATGGCATTGCAAAACAAAATGGCCTTAAGCGCCATAGCGGCAGGGATCCTGCTCGGTTTATCATCCGCTCACGCGGCATTACTTGGCGACAGCGCGCCAGTGACAATTAAGACAAGCGAATTAGCGGCGAAAGAAAAAGCACTTTCCGACTTTCCGCTAATGTCGGCGGTCAAATCTTCCATTCAAACCCTCGATAACGCCGAAGTTGAAAAAATTGCGGTGGGACGGGCGGCAAACCCGGCTAACGTTAAACGCGTTGAAAGTATCCTGACGGAGAAAGACTGGGATTTCCTGTTCCCGATGCGCGCACCAGAATATACCTATCTTAATTTCCTGAAAGCGATTGGTAAGTTCCCTGCTGTCTGCGGAACCTATACAGACGGTCGTGACAGCGATGCGATTTGCCGTAAAACGCTGGCAACCATGTTTGCGCACTTTGCTCAGGAAACCGGCGGTCATGAAAACTGGCGTGATATTCCTGAATGGCGTCAGGCGCTGGTCTACCTGCGTGAAGTGGGCTGGGTAGAAGGTCAGAAGAACGGCTATAACGGTGAATGTAACCCGGACGTATGGCAGGGACAGACCTGGCCGTGCGGTAAAGATAAAGACGGCGATTTCGTCAGCTACTTTGGTCGTGGGGCAAAACAGCTTTCCTATAACTACAACTACGGTCCGTTCTCTGATGCCATGTATGGCGACGTTCGTCCGTTACTGGATAAACCTGAACTCGTCGCGGATACCTGGATGAACCTGGCGAGCGCGGTCTTCTTCTTTGTTTACCCGCAGCCGCCGAAACCCTCCATGCTGCACGTTATTGATGGTACCTGGCAGCCAAACGATCATGATAAAGCTAACGGCCTGGTGTCGGGTTTTGGCGTAACGATCCAGATCATTAACGGTGGCGTAGAATGCGGTGGTGCGGATGAAAACGCCCAGTCTCTTAACCGTATTACTTACTACAAAGAGTTTGCTAACTACCTGAAAGTCCCGGTACCCGCAGACGAAGTGCTTGGCTGTAAGAACATGAAGCAGTTCGATGAATATGGCGCAGGCGCGTTGCCAATTTACTGGGAGCAGGACTGGGGATGGAGCGCAGATACCGCCGATGGTAAAACCTATTCCTGCCAGCTGGTTGGCTATCAGACGCCGTATACCGCTTTCAAAGAAGGCGACTATGCAAAATGCGTACAACACTATTTCAACGTTAACATTGTCGATGACAGCGGCAACGCGAAGCCTGAACCCACACCGGAACCGGCTCCGACGCCGACACCAGCGCCTGCCGCTAACGTTGCGCCGGTCGCACACATTGCTGGTCCAGTTGGTGCGGTAGAGGCGGGAAGTAAGGTCTCCCTGAGCGCTGCGGGATCGACGGATGCCAACGGTGACAAACTCACCTATACCTGGATGTCGCAGGATGGTCAGACGCTCAGTGGGGCAGACAAAGCCGTCATCACGTTTAACGCGCCGGCGAAAGACAAAGACGCGCAGTATGTCATCAGTCTGAAAGTGAGCGATGGTTCTCTGAGCAGCATGACCAGCTATACGCTGAACGTTAAAGCGAAAGCAGGCCAGGACGATTCCACCGTTTATCCGGCATGGAGCGCGAAAACGAAATGGAAATCTGACGATATCGTCAATAACCACGGCGTGCTGTATCAATGTAAGCCGATGCCGGCAGGAGCCTGGTGTAATGTGGCGCCTTCCTACTACGAGCCTGGTGCAGGTATTGCCTGGCAGGATGCGTGGAAAGCGCTGTAA